TTGCTTTTTCCATGTTCTTAAACCGCCAGTTTTGTCAAACCCATTTCCTAAAGGGacaatttcttcaattttgtttaaaacacGGGTTTAGCTTCCGAAATTGCGTGGCCAAACGGACTCTCAATATAACAAGTTGACATATTTTTATAGTCCATGGGTCCCACATAAGAGAGAACTTGAAATTaatcatttgaaaaaatattgtatTGTGTATGGTAttttctaggttttttttttttttttttttttaaatttttaaaaagaacaaacgGTTGACAATATGTAAAACTTGTACCACCTACAATAAGAAGGATGCTGCAATGACACAATGCAATGTGGTTTGTTGATTGtgaaaatcttaaaattaagggtcttactGAATTGAACTTGCCGTTGTCCTTATGGATGGGGAATAAATTTACTTGATGCATGATTTTTAGTGAGGTTTGACATTTAAAACCAATTtggtctctttctttttcccctcCCCTTCTAGTAGTATTTATTGTagtaaatatgtatttttagcTTCTTAATGTGTTTAATTGGTAGCAAATACTTTTCAGACTGCAGAGATGCCAGATTTTTATGCTGACGGAGAGTATGATCTCAGTGGTTTTGCGGTTGGCATTGTAAAAAAAGATTCAGTTATTAACGGGAAAGACATTGTGGCTGGAGATGTCCTTATTGGCCTGCCATCCAGCGGTGTCCATTCTAATGGTTTCTCTTTAGTAAGAAGGTTAGTGTTACTTTCAAGAAGTATTTGCTTTGCTGTTACTGTGATAATAGCTGATGAAAAGGCTTCAACAAATGTCTGAAATAGTTTTTGCTGAATATATGTACTGTTATATCTTCACAGGGTTCTTGCTCGAAGTGGCCTTTCTTTGAAGGACAAGCTTCCTGGCGAAGATGTTACATTAGGTGAAGCTTTGATGGCCCCAACTGTCATCTACGTTAAGCAGGTTACTTTTTATCACCCTCCGTTTCTCATTATAATGCCGAATGTTTTCTTGTCCCCCACACTTACAAAGTTTTCTTTCTCCATTTCCTTCCAAATCAGGTGCTTGACTTAATCAGCAAGGGTGGGATAAAGGGGATTGCCCACATCACAGGTGGTGGTTTCACAGATAACATACCTCGCGTGTTTCCAAAAGGCCTTGGAGCTGTCATCCATTGGAACTCCTGGGAGGAACCAACTTTGTTCAATTGGATTCAAGAggtaaaaatgcatttttttcattatggaaattatatgatataaatgTTTTGTTCTTGCTGGTTGCTTCAACTACTATATATGTTTCTTGAAAAGAAGAACtgattttccttctttctttctttcttatttatttttatttttttattattattattaggcgGGAAAGATAGAAGATGCTGAGATGAGAAGGACCTTTAACATGGGCATTGGGATGGTTTTGGTTGTGAGCCAGGAGACATCTTATAGAATACTCGAGGGCGGAGGTGGTGATTACAAGGCACACCGCATTGGCGAGGTTGTAAGTGGTGAAGGAGTGAGCTATCATTGAATTGTGTATCATGCATTCCATATGCTCTTCTTTTGTATCCATTTGATGAGATGAATTATACGGTGAGTTTGcggcttatatttttttttttttttggttgtaacTTATGAATCTGATGGAATTTTTATCTCATTAATTAAAGCGGTCTAATAGGATACTATAAGAGTAGTGTTACCCCGCAACTATCCAACAATGTGAAAGTGATAGTCTCaacaaatcctttttttttttttttaaacaatgattGATAAAAAGATTGATTGTGATAGTCACATCAGTAGTTTGAGTTAATCGTGGgattaaaattttgtttctagcattactcttgtaCCTTTTAAGTAC
Above is a genomic segment from Alnus glutinosa chromosome 12, dhAlnGlut1.1, whole genome shotgun sequence containing:
- the LOC133852494 gene encoding phosphoribosylformylglycinamidine cyclo-ligase, chloroplastic, encoding MTVAFGANTELSRCFARSIRRSDQQPGPIQRFSHGFQPLSVAADKLGATRSSTRNSRRVFSVAKNNSGESLTYKDAGVDIDAGSELVRRIAKMAPGIGGFGGLFPLGDSYLVAGTDGVGTKLKLAFETGIHETIGIDLVAMSVNDIVTSGAKPLFFLDYFATSRLDVDLAEKVIKGIVDGCRQSDCALLGGETAEMPDFYADGEYDLSGFAVGIVKKDSVINGKDIVAGDVLIGLPSSGVHSNGFSLVRRVLARSGLSLKDKLPGEDVTLGEALMAPTVIYVKQVLDLISKGGIKGIAHITGGGFTDNIPRVFPKGLGAVIHWNSWEEPTLFNWIQEAGKIEDAEMRRTFNMGIGMVLVVSQETSYRILEGGGGDYKAHRIGEVVSGEGVSYH